Genomic DNA from Tachyglossus aculeatus isolate mTacAcu1 chromosome 10, mTacAcu1.pri, whole genome shotgun sequence:
CAGCCGGGGAAGCCGGGCAGCGGGTGGTGGAAGCCGTGACGCTGGTGCAGACAGCCGCCCTGGCCGGGGCCGCCCGGCTCCACGCTCAGCAGCTGCCGGTAGGTGGTGGAGTAGCCGGTGATCTCCCGCACGGCACCTCCGACCTGCGGACACGTGGGAGGCCGGTGATGCCAGAGAGCTGCGGGGCGCGGTGGGGCGGCcgaagggacagagaaggggcaggagccaGAGGGAGGTATCAGAGTGGGCTTCCCGCTAGATGGCCAGAGTGGGCCCCGCCCCGGCTCTCTGCCTGACACGGGGTAGTACCaggcccctcccggccccccccagACCCCGGCTCcgcggggtggaggtgggagcgggtggggagcgggggagacccccgctccccctcttccttccccctggcCAGAGCCCGCCCGGCTCATCACTGCCTCACCAGATCCAGGGGCGTCCGCTCCAGGACGTCCACCAGCGCCTCCAGCCGCGTCCGCGCCGTGAACACAAAGTCGTCGTCCACCCACAGCACGTACTTGGTGGTCACTTGGGACACGGCCAGATTGCGGCCGGCGAACCAGCCCTGCGGAGCGCGGGAGACGGGGAGCTGGGGCCTCTGTGGGCGCGGGGGCGAAATGTCCGCCCACGGCCCCGTGCCCGCAGCCCCCCGCCGCAGACCTTCCCAAAGGGCATGATGTAGTGCTCGACGTAGGGTCCGCGAACAGGCTCGGGCCGCTCGCTGTCGTCGGCGATGACCACGGTGACGGTGGGGTAGAAGCGCCGGATGCTGGCCAGCAGCGTGCGCAGCCGCTCATAGCGAAGGAAGGTCTTTGTGGCAATGGTGACCAGAGCGCTGACATTGTACGGGCCAGGGGCTGGAAGAGACCGGCGAACCAAAGCTGCAGACGCCCCCCCACCCACCGCGGCCTCCGCCATTGTGCGGCGGGGTGGGAGTGGAGGTGGGGATTGGGGGGTACTCTCTGATCCCTAGTAACCGTTGGCAGGCACCGCATGGCCGTGGTCACCGTTGGGCGGtggaggcggcgggggcgggagcCTCGGCAGCTCTCCGGGCTCCggatcccttcccctcctccccctgggtCGACACATGGGGAGACAAGGGCGTGCTTTAACTacgccctcctccctgcctggcaaaattatttctccgtcctattgacacacacacatgcccatgGCCCTTGCCGGTGGGTCCAGaagtttaactctctcctcaattcccctccccccaacctcccccatctcttgcctgtAATGACCTGGccgcctactttattgagaaaattgagagTATCAGGcgtggtctccctaaaatctttccTGCTCCTCTCAAGTCACTTCGGCCTCCTGCCCgaacttcttcaactctcccattttcctctgcagAATCTCAAGAGCaaatctcttgccttctctcaaacTCCACCACCTCCACCTTATTGAAACACttccttcacactttatcaaaacacttgccacctcccttcttccctccttagccTCCGTGTTCAaccgtttgctctccaatggcttcttccccagtgaTTTCAAACACGTCCATGTCTTCCCtaccttaaaaaaaccccacggctccttccagttatcgcccatctccctcccaccgttcctctccaaactccttgaatgagctgtctacacccgctgtctcaagttcctctcttccaattctttccttgaccttctccaatctggcttccgtccccttcgctccacagaaaccaccctctcaaagatcacaaatgatctccttcttgccaaatccaacggcctctcctCGATTCTAATCCTTTGTGACCTCTCGGCTGTTGACCACCATCAGCCACCCccttccaacctcagcttcacagacaccgtcctctcttggttttctCTGGACGCTCATACTCggtttctttcatgggctcctcctctgccccccaccccctaactgcgggagtccttcaaggcttcaCCTCgggatctccttctattctccgtctaaacccactcccttggaggactcatttgctcccattgcttcaaccaccacctctacgtggatgattcccaatctATGTCTCcatccccgatctctctccctcgctgtaatctcgcatttcctcctgccttcaggacatctctacttggatgtcacacctcaaactgaacaaatccaaaacagaactcctatcttCCAGCCCACACCCTGTCCACCACCTAAGTTCCCCAccactgtaagaataataataataataataataattttggtatttgttaagcgcttactatgtgcaaagcactgttctaagagctggggaggttacaaggtgatcaggttgtcccacgggtggctcgcagtcttcatccccattttacagatgaggtaactgaggcacagagaagtgaagtgacttgcccaaagtcacacagctgacagcaccaccatccttcctgtctcacaagcccataaccttgacattatcctcgccTCATCTCTGCCATTCTACCCACgttatctgtcactaaatcctgtccgttcgaccctcacaacaccgctaaaatccacccttccctctctatccaaacggctaccatgttaatccaagcatttaccctcTCCCCTCTGGatcaccacatcagcctccttgcttagttccccctgccccctgtctctaccctcttcagttcatacttcaccctgctgcccggatcatttttccacgaactcgttcagtccacgtttccccacgcCTTAAGactctccagcggttgcccattcacatccacatcaaacagaaactcctcaccgtcggctttaaagcacttcatcaccttgccccctcctactcccctactacagtccagcctgcccacttcagtcctctaatgccgacctactcactgtacctcaatctcgtctatgtcGCCGCCGATCTCTGGCCGCATCCTACCTTTGCcccgaacaccctccctcttcatatccgacagacggtgactctttcccccttcaaaaccttgttgaaggcacatctcctccaagaggccttcccagactaagccctcatttcctctttctcccaatcccttctgcatcacccctgtacttggatttcttccctttatccgccccccacccccaccccgcagccccaaagcacttatgtccatatccgcgACCGATTTATATTACTGCCcagctccctttctagactgtaaactcgctgtgggcagggagtgttgtctaccaaccctgttatactgttatattgtcctctcccaagcgtttagtacagtgctgtgtgaaCAGTAAGGGCCCTCTAAATTGATTGTTTGAACTTGTGCAGCTCGAACCGCCCACCACCGGATCTGGGGGAGCCTGGGCTGCGGTGGCGACCCCGGGAATGTGGTCCCCGGGGACCCTGCCCTCCACTCCCGGGGGGCGGCCCGGGCTGTGGTACCCGGGGACCGCGTCCCTCCCCTCCGGTGGGGCGTCTCTGGCTTCACCCGCCCCAGTGTCGGTTTTGCACACCCCACCCCGTTCAGCCCAGTTTCCTTCTCCCGAGTTCCAGCGAAAGCTCCGAGATGAATAGGCAATAGTTTAGAAAAAGGGAGAGACTGTCGTAATATCCTGTGGGAGgatttcttctgaaaaatggccCCCAGGGCGAATAAAGCCGAACCATGGTGGACCGACTCAGCCCCCGTCTTTTCTCCCCCCAGACCTACATTCCGTCCCTCGGCCCAGCCCCAAGCCcctcctcgcccccaccccccagccggcTCCTCACTCACCCCCATCAGAAGCTAGGCCCGTGGGATACAGGCGGGGATTAGGCCGATGCTGGATCCGGATGACGAAAGCGGCTTGGTGGCCGTCGGTGGAGACCCGAACTGGGACGGGGGCAGAGAAGCGAGTTGGAGGAGCGGGCCAGGGTTGCGACTGGACAAACCgggtcttcctctttctcccctccccctctccaccgcgGACAATCAAGCGTTCTTCCCAGATGGCAAACActggccgggccgggccctcGCGGCGCCTCGCTTCTCGCACCTGTGTCGGCCGCGTGCGGCCGGTAGTGGACACTCGTGTAGGTGACCAGCTGGAGCTGACGGTTCAGTCGGTCCAGGTCCGGACTGGCCAGGCCGAGctgcgccctcccctccccccggagggtcaccccctccacctctccgGCCACCTCCCAGACGCCCAGGGAGGCCGAGAGGTTGACCTGCGGGTGGGAAGGGTCGTCACACCGGCCGCCCCCTCCCgtcactccccctccccgcctgcccTTCGTCCTCTGTCCCCGGGCCCCCGTCACAtcactcccctgccccctcacctggTATAGGTCCCTCCTGGAGGCCTGCAGGGCCAGGCCTGGGGGCAGTGGAGAAAGAGAGGTCAGACCCCCATCCCCGGCCAGGCAGAGGCCCGCCCCCCggccaggcccccccccccccgccctatcccCTCCCCTCACCGGGAACCAGCAGGCTGCCCAGCGGCCGGACCTGGACTCCCTGCAGCGGATACTGCAGCGGACTGTTGGCCGGGGCGACGAGCAGCCGGTCGGCGGGGGACTGGACCCTTCGGGCAGACGAACGGGCGGTCGGCGGGACGGACGGACTATCgatcccgccctcctcccccgtcctcctccttccccgccccacctgtCCAAGAAGCGGCGGTATTCGCGGTCCCGGGCGGCCGATGCTGCCGTCAGCTCGGCGGGGTCGAAGGCCGAGCCGAAATCCAGCGCGTAGACCTGCCGCTGGAAGGGGAGGCCCAACGAACCCCCGGGACTCCCCGCGCAACGGCAGCTGTTCCGAGCCAGCAGCCTGGCCCGGCcagcggggggaagggggggggcagTCAGCGAGCCCCATCCCGGacgctcccctcctctctctgtcccgtccccccggccgccccctcgGCCGCCCCCTCACCCCGCCACGTGCTCCTTGATCCGGACCGGAATGTGCTTGTAGCGGGGCTCCGCGGCCAGGGCCGAGGCGGGatccggggccgggggaggccgggGCGCCCCCGGGGGCCCGGCCGTCCGCACGTGCAAGTAGATGAGGCCGAGCgaggcggagaggaggaggaggagcagcagagcgCCCAGCGCCCGCGGGCCCAGCCGCATCCTTAGCCTAAGGGCGGGGAGGCGGAGGATGCGCTCGACGGGCGGGCCGGAGGGCCCAGCCGGGCCCCTGCCCCTTGGCGGCCGGGCCGGAGGGCCCAGCCGGGACCCTGCCCCTTGACGGGCGGCGCGGAGGGCCCAGCCGGGACCCTGCCCCTTGACGGCCGGCGCGGAGGGCCCAGCCGGGCCCCTGCCCCTTGACGGCCGGGATGTCGACCCGCAACAGTCCCCTCCTCCGCTTCCGCCACAGGGCCCCGACTCGGGTCCGGAgcagagggagcgggcggggaaGGTGGGTCCTACcctcggcccggccccgcccccggccctaaGCGGCCCGggcccgactcccgggcccgccccccgccgccccccgccgccccggccaCCTCAGGCCCGGGCGGGCTCGGCCTGTGGCCTCTGCGGCGCCGGGACCCCGAAGGCCGGCACGGAGGAGGGGtccggccggggcccgggggcgggggatcCGGACCGGCGGTCGGTGGCTCTGCCGgtcctggggcggggggagggggacgggctgGAAGAgcggccccccaccccgtcccccttttttcttcccttcccttcctttcccttccctctcccgctccccggGCCCCTCTCCCGTCCGCGCGCCTGGAACAAAGGTCCGGTCTGGGAATctcccggctccgctacctgcCGAGCCCCGCCAGctcaggccgccgccgccgccgccgccgccgccgccgccgccgccgccgccctcctgCCTCCCGTTCTGCCTGGGTCTCTCCCCGCTccggccccggctccggccccggcGCCGCGCATTCTCTCGTCCGGGCTCCGCTCCGGGCTCCGGTCCGGGGCTCCGGTCCGGGGCTCCGGTTCCGGCTCCGGTTCGAGCCGGAGTCCGGCCCCGTCTCCCCCTGGTGGCCGCCGCGGGCAAGCGCAAGGGGCGGGAAGGGCGGGGGGCgcgggtacatcatcatcatcataataataatgttggcatttgttaagcgctgactgtgtgcaaagca
This window encodes:
- the B4GALNT1 gene encoding beta-1,4 N-acetylgalactosaminyltransferase 1, coding for MRLGPRALGALLLLLLLSASLGLIYLHVRTAGPPGAPRPPPAPDPASALAAEPRYKHIPVRIKEHVAGLLARNSCRCAGSPGGSLGLPFQRQVYALDFGSAFDPAELTAASAARDREYRRFLDRVQSPADRLLVAPANSPLQYPLQGVQVRPLGSLLVPGLALQASRRDLYQVNLSASLGVWEVAGEVEGVTLRGEGRAQLGLASPDLDRLNRQLQLVTYTSVHYRPHAADTVRVSTDGHQAAFVIRIQHRPNPRLYPTGLASDGAPGPYNVSALVTIATKTFLRYERLRTLLASIRRFYPTVTVVIADDSERPEPVRGPYVEHYIMPFGKGWFAGRNLAVSQVTTKYVLWVDDDFVFTARTRLEALVDVLERTPLDLVGGAVREITGYSTTYRQLLSVEPGGPGQGGCLHQRHGFHHPLPGFPGCVVTDGVVNFFLARTERVREVGFDPRLSRVGHLEFFLDGLGSLHVGSCADVVVDHASKIKLPWVARGTAEESYSHFRYPSSLDTSVATKHRLFFFHKQYLQCMTAD